One window of Pseudomonas sp. ML2-2023-3 genomic DNA carries:
- the preA gene encoding NAD-dependent dihydropyrimidine dehydrogenase subunit PreA: MADLSIVFAGIKAPNPFWLASAPPTDKAYNVVRAYEAGWGGVVWKTLGEDPAAVNVSSRYSAHFGPNREVMGINNIELITDRSLEINLREITQVKKDWPDRALIVSLMVPCEEASWKFILPLVEATGADGIELNFGCPHGMPERGMGAAVGQVPEYVEMVTRWCKTYCSLPVIVKLTPNITDVRLSARAAHRGGADAVSLINTINSITSVDLERMVALPMVGNQSTHGGYCGSAVKPIALNMVAEIARDPLTKGLPICGIGGIGSWRDAAEFIALGCGAVQVCTAAMLHGFRIVDEMKDGLSRWMDSQGYTSLDDFSGRAVGNTTDWKYLDINYQVIAKIDQDACIGCGRCHIACEDTSHQAIASLKQPDGTHRYEVIEDECVGCNLCQITCPVEACIEMVQHNNGLPFLDWNHDPRNPYCVAS; this comes from the coding sequence ATGGCCGATCTCTCGATTGTTTTCGCCGGTATCAAAGCGCCCAACCCTTTTTGGCTGGCGTCTGCGCCACCCACCGACAAGGCCTACAACGTAGTGCGCGCCTATGAGGCCGGCTGGGGTGGGGTGGTCTGGAAAACCCTGGGGGAAGACCCGGCGGCGGTCAACGTATCGTCGCGCTACTCGGCGCATTTCGGGCCTAACCGTGAAGTCATGGGCATCAACAATATCGAGTTGATCACCGACCGCTCCCTCGAAATCAACTTGCGGGAAATCACTCAGGTCAAAAAGGACTGGCCGGACCGTGCCTTGATCGTGTCCCTGATGGTGCCCTGCGAAGAGGCGTCATGGAAGTTCATCCTGCCGCTGGTGGAAGCCACGGGGGCCGATGGTATTGAGCTGAATTTCGGCTGCCCCCACGGCATGCCGGAGCGCGGCATGGGCGCGGCGGTGGGCCAGGTTCCCGAGTACGTAGAAATGGTCACGCGCTGGTGCAAGACCTATTGCTCGCTGCCGGTCATCGTCAAGCTGACGCCCAACATTACCGACGTGCGCCTCAGCGCCCGCGCAGCCCATCGCGGTGGTGCCGATGCGGTGTCGTTGATCAACACCATCAACTCGATCACCAGCGTCGACCTGGAGCGTATGGTCGCCTTGCCGATGGTGGGCAACCAAAGCACACACGGGGGTTATTGCGGTTCGGCGGTCAAGCCGATTGCTCTGAATATGGTGGCAGAAATTGCTCGCGACCCGCTGACCAAGGGCTTGCCTATTTGTGGGATCGGCGGCATTGGCAGTTGGCGTGATGCAGCAGAGTTTATTGCTCTGGGCTGTGGGGCGGTTCAAGTCTGTACTGCGGCAATGCTCCACGGTTTTCGGATTGTGGACGAGATGAAAGATGGTTTGTCGCGCTGGATGGACAGCCAAGGCTACACAAGCCTGGACGATTTCTCTGGACGCGCTGTAGGCAATACCACCGACTGGAAGTATCTGGACATAAATTATCAGGTCATTGCCAAAATCGATCAGGACGCCTGTATCGGCTGCGGGCGCTGCCATATTGCGTGCGAAGACACCTCGCACCAGGCCATCGCCAGCTTGAAACAGCCTGACGGGACACACCGTTATGAAGTGATCGAGGATGAGTGCGTAGGCTGCAACCTGTGTCAGATCACCTGCCCGGTCGAGGCATGTATCGAGATGGTCCAGCACAACAACGGCCTGCCGTTTCTGGACTGGAACCATGACCCGCGTAACCCGTACTGCGTGGCTTCATAG
- a CDS encoding TetR/AcrR family transcriptional regulator — translation MSNHKIEIRRSNVEKILLGAEKIFAEKGFAGTAMADIAAQVQLPRSNLHYYFSTKTELYSAVLLGLLEVWKQDALCFETYDDPRLVLSSYIRAKMNHSRTRPHGSKVWANEMIHGAPTLGLALDASLYDWAKMKEAKIRQWVQDKRILPVEPSSLLYMIWASTQHYADFDHQVMIINDHQPLSDIQFERALQTVTSVILRGIGLEP, via the coding sequence ATGAGCAATCACAAGATCGAAATTCGGCGTAGCAATGTCGAAAAAATCCTCCTCGGGGCCGAAAAGATTTTTGCCGAAAAAGGATTTGCCGGAACGGCAATGGCGGACATCGCGGCGCAAGTCCAGCTGCCACGCTCAAACCTGCACTACTACTTCAGTACTAAAACCGAGCTCTACAGTGCCGTATTGCTGGGGTTGCTCGAGGTGTGGAAGCAGGATGCGCTGTGTTTTGAAACCTACGACGACCCTCGGCTTGTGCTCAGCAGCTATATCCGCGCCAAAATGAACCACTCGCGCACACGGCCCCATGGCTCGAAGGTCTGGGCCAATGAAATGATCCACGGTGCTCCGACTCTGGGCCTGGCGCTGGATGCCAGTCTGTATGACTGGGCGAAGATGAAAGAAGCCAAAATCCGTCAATGGGTGCAGGACAAGCGAATCCTGCCTGTGGAACCGTCCAGCCTGCTGTACATGATCTGGGCTTCCACCCAGCATTACGCCGACTTCGACCATCAAGTGATGATCATCAACGATCACCAGCCATTGTCCGACATTCAGTTTGAGCGGGCGCTGCAGACCGTTACCAGCGTGATCCTTAGGGGGATCGGGCTGGAGCCTTGA
- the csrA gene encoding carbon storage regulator CsrA has product MLILTRKVGESINIGDDITITILGVSGQQVRIGINAPKDVAVHREEIYQRIQAGLNAPEKNDQP; this is encoded by the coding sequence ATGCTGATACTCACCCGTAAAGTTGGTGAAAGCATAAACATCGGTGACGATATTACGATCACTATTTTAGGTGTCAGCGGACAACAGGTCAGAATCGGCATCAACGCGCCGAAAGATGTGGCCGTTCACCGTGAAGAAATTTACCAACGTATCCAGGCTGGATTGAATGCCCCTGAAAAGAACGATCAGCCGTAA
- a CDS encoding DUF1269 domain-containing protein encodes MSDLIVVGFSDTEKADRALTKMVSLSKEHLVELEDAVIVVRNAEGKIHIKQSVNLTAIGATSGLVTGGLWGALVGLLFLNPLAGFAIGGALGAGTGALSGSLSDYGIDDDFIKSLSETIPNDSSALFVLLRKFQPEKVLKELEDSDFKGKVLRTSLSPEQEQKLQDALSKTTSGATLTKTI; translated from the coding sequence ATGTCCGATTTAATCGTAGTGGGATTTTCAGACACCGAAAAAGCAGATCGCGCCCTCACCAAGATGGTCTCGCTGAGTAAAGAGCACCTGGTAGAGCTGGAAGATGCGGTCATTGTTGTGCGCAATGCCGAAGGCAAAATCCACATCAAGCAAAGCGTGAACCTGACAGCCATTGGGGCGACATCCGGCCTGGTCACCGGCGGCCTGTGGGGCGCATTGGTAGGTCTGCTGTTTCTAAACCCGCTGGCAGGCTTTGCCATCGGTGGCGCGCTGGGCGCTGGCACCGGTGCCCTCTCGGGCTCGCTGAGCGATTACGGGATTGATGACGATTTTATCAAGTCGCTGAGCGAAACGATCCCCAACGATTCCTCGGCCCTGTTCGTCCTGCTGCGCAAGTTCCAGCCTGAAAAAGTCCTGAAGGAACTGGAAGACTCGGACTTCAAGGGCAAGGTATTGCGCACTTCCCTGTCTCCTGAACAAGAGCAGAAGTTGCAGGACGCACTGTCCAAAACCACTTCCGGCGCCACTTTGACCAAAACGATTTAA
- a CDS encoding NCS1 family nucleobase:cation symporter-1: MQPSRSRVTERNGLYELDAGPEVLDSPRYNHDIAPTKVHERTWNKWHITALWVGMSICVPTYTLGGVLTAYFGLSVGEALLAILLANIVVLIPLTLNAFAGTKYGIPFPVLLRSSFGIIGSNVPCLIRALVACGWFGIQTLFGGLAIHLFLGSVFEGWKSLGGTGEVIGFMVFWALNLWVVLRGAESIKWLETLSAPLLVLVGLGLLVWALPNVSMTELLAQPPKRPEGASVYGYFFAGLTAMVGFWATLSLNIPDFSRYAKSQKDQIQGQIFGLPLTMFLFAALGVVMTAASEKLVGVTVSDPVSLIGHIQSPGWVALAMALIIIATLSTNTAANIVSPTNDFQNIAPKLINRTKAVMLTGLVGLALMAHELLKKLGLLVSDVSLETVYSNWLLGYSSLLGPIAGIMVVDYFIIRRQKLDLAGLYQDGVYPAWHWNGFIAFGVPVVLTLLSLGSSAFSWFYDFGWFTGSLLGAGIYYGLHRLGSQQTETVKGTV, encoded by the coding sequence ATGCAACCGAGCAGATCCCGAGTCACCGAACGTAACGGTTTGTACGAATTGGACGCTGGTCCTGAGGTCCTCGATAGCCCCCGGTACAACCACGATATTGCCCCCACCAAAGTTCACGAACGCACCTGGAACAAATGGCATATCACGGCCTTGTGGGTCGGTATGTCCATTTGTGTACCCACTTACACCTTGGGCGGGGTACTGACCGCCTACTTCGGACTTTCGGTCGGCGAGGCGCTGCTGGCGATTTTGCTGGCCAATATCGTGGTGCTGATCCCGCTGACCCTCAACGCGTTTGCGGGCACCAAGTACGGCATTCCCTTTCCTGTTTTACTGCGGTCTTCCTTCGGCATCATCGGCTCAAACGTCCCCTGCCTGATCCGTGCCCTGGTGGCCTGCGGCTGGTTCGGTATCCAGACGCTGTTTGGCGGCCTGGCGATTCACCTGTTTCTGGGCTCTGTGTTCGAGGGCTGGAAAAGCCTGGGCGGCACCGGAGAAGTCATCGGCTTTATGGTGTTCTGGGCACTGAACCTGTGGGTGGTATTGCGCGGTGCCGAGTCGATCAAATGGCTTGAAACCCTGTCTGCTCCCTTGCTGGTACTGGTCGGCCTGGGCCTCCTGGTGTGGGCATTGCCCAATGTGTCGATGACCGAACTGCTGGCCCAGCCACCCAAGCGTCCCGAAGGCGCCAGCGTGTATGGCTACTTCTTTGCCGGTTTGACCGCGATGGTCGGATTCTGGGCCACCTTGTCCCTGAACATTCCTGACTTCAGCCGCTACGCAAAAAGCCAGAAGGACCAGATACAGGGGCAGATTTTTGGCCTGCCGCTGACCATGTTCCTGTTTGCGGCCCTGGGTGTGGTGATGACCGCCGCGTCGGAAAAACTGGTGGGTGTCACGGTGTCCGATCCGGTCAGCCTGATCGGTCATATTCAAAGCCCGGGCTGGGTGGCGCTGGCGATGGCGCTGATCATCATCGCAACCCTGTCGACCAATACCGCCGCCAACATCGTGTCGCCTACCAATGACTTCCAGAACATAGCGCCCAAGCTGATCAACCGCACCAAGGCGGTGATGCTGACCGGCCTCGTGGGGCTTGCGCTGATGGCCCACGAACTGCTCAAAAAACTGGGTTTGCTGGTGTCGGATGTGAGCCTGGAAACCGTGTACTCCAACTGGCTGCTGGGCTACTCCAGCCTGCTGGGGCCGATTGCCGGGATCATGGTGGTCGACTATTTCATTATCCGTCGGCAAAAACTCGATCTTGCAGGGCTTTACCAGGACGGGGTGTACCCGGCGTGGCACTGGAACGGCTTTATCGCGTTTGGCGTGCCGGTGGTGCTGACCTTGCTGTCGTTGGGTAGCAGCGCCTTCAGCTGGTTCTACGACTTTGGCTGGTTCACCGGGTCATTGCTCGGCGCCGGCATTTATTACGGGCTGCATCGCTTGGGCAGCCAGCAAACAGAGACCGTCAAAGGCACGGTTTAA
- the hydA gene encoding dihydropyrimidinase, producing the protein MSLLIRGATLVTHDESYCADVYCADGLVRAIGTDLDVPPGCEVLDGSGQYLIPGGIDPHTHMQLPFMGTVASEDFFSGTAAGLAGGTTSIIDFVIPNPQQSLLEAFHQWRGWAEKSASDYGFHVAITWWSEQVREEMAELVSQHGINSFKHFMAYKNAIMAADDTLVASFERCLELGAVPTVHAENGELVYHLQRKLMAQGMTGPEAHPLSRPSQVEGEAASRAIRIAQTIGTPLYLVHVSTREALDEITYARSQGQPVYGEVLAGHLLLDDSVYQHPDWQTAAGYVMSPPFRPRGHQEALWHGLQSGNLHTTATDHCCFCAEQKAAGRDDFSKIPNGTAGIEDRMAVLWDEGVNTGRLSMQEFVALTSTNTAKIFNLYPRKGTIRVGADADLVLWDPTGTRTISAKTHHQKVDFNIFEGKTVRGVPSHTISQGRVVWADGDLRAERGAGRYIERPAYPAVFDLLKKRAEHQQPVAVKR; encoded by the coding sequence ATGTCACTGTTAATCCGTGGCGCTACGCTTGTGACCCATGATGAAAGTTATTGTGCTGATGTTTATTGTGCGGACGGTCTGGTCCGAGCGATTGGTACTGATCTTGATGTTCCGCCCGGCTGCGAAGTTCTCGATGGCAGCGGTCAATATTTAATACCCGGCGGAATTGATCCGCACACTCATATGCAACTCCCCTTTATGGGCACCGTGGCCAGCGAAGACTTTTTCAGTGGTACGGCCGCCGGTTTGGCGGGTGGCACAACTTCCATTATCGATTTCGTCATTCCCAATCCTCAGCAGTCCTTGCTGGAGGCTTTTCATCAATGGCGCGGCTGGGCCGAGAAGTCGGCGTCGGACTATGGTTTTCATGTCGCCATCACCTGGTGGAGCGAACAGGTCCGAGAGGAAATGGCCGAGTTGGTCAGCCAGCATGGCATCAACAGCTTCAAACACTTCATGGCTTACAAAAACGCGATCATGGCCGCTGATGACACCCTGGTGGCGAGTTTCGAGCGCTGCCTGGAACTGGGCGCTGTACCCACAGTGCATGCCGAAAACGGCGAACTGGTGTACCACCTGCAACGCAAGCTCATGGCCCAGGGCATGACGGGGCCGGAAGCTCATCCGCTTTCACGCCCTTCCCAGGTTGAGGGCGAGGCTGCAAGCCGGGCAATCCGCATCGCCCAGACCATTGGCACACCGTTGTATCTGGTGCATGTGTCGACCCGTGAAGCACTGGATGAAATCACCTACGCCCGCAGTCAGGGGCAGCCGGTGTATGGCGAAGTGCTGGCCGGTCACCTGCTGCTCGATGACAGCGTGTATCAACATCCGGACTGGCAAACAGCCGCCGGTTACGTGATGAGCCCGCCCTTCCGTCCGCGCGGGCATCAGGAGGCGCTCTGGCATGGTCTGCAGTCGGGCAATCTGCACACCACAGCCACTGACCATTGCTGCTTCTGTGCCGAGCAAAAAGCCGCCGGGCGCGACGATTTCAGCAAGATCCCCAACGGAACCGCAGGCATCGAAGACCGCATGGCAGTGCTCTGGGATGAGGGCGTGAATACGGGACGCCTGTCGATGCAGGAGTTCGTCGCACTGACCTCTACCAACACTGCCAAAATATTCAATCTGTACCCGCGCAAAGGCACGATCCGGGTCGGCGCCGATGCCGATCTGGTGCTATGGGACCCGACAGGGACACGCACCATCAGCGCCAAGACCCACCATCAAAAAGTCGATTTCAATATTTTTGAAGGCAAGACCGTGCGTGGTGTCCCCAGCCACACCATCAGCCAGGGCCGTGTGGTGTGGGCCGATGGCGATCTGCGGGCAGAACGCGGTGCAGGCCGTTATATCGAACGCCCGGCCTATCCAGCCGTGTTCGATTTGCTGAAAAAGCGCGCTGAGCATCAACAGCCCGTGGCCGTTAAACGCTGA
- a CDS encoding NAD(P)-dependent oxidoreductase: MIKSLNHLPHPHENAQVLASHFTDLAPPLSARQAILESSRCLYCYDAPCVNACPSDIDIPSFIRNIQQENVQGAAQKILSANILGGSCARVCPTEVLCQQACVRNNSQECAPVLIGLLQRYAVDNGQFSEHPFTRAAPTGKRIAVVGAGPAGLACAHRLALHGHEVVIFEAREKSGGLNEYGIAKYKLVDDFAQREVEFVLQIGGIEVRHGQRLGDNLTLSELHQQFDSVFLGLGLAASRLLGLPNEDAPGLLAATDYIRELRQSDDLTQLPLAERCIVLGAGNTAIDMAVQMARLGAREVSLVYRRGLEDMGATGHEQDIAKANQVRLMTWAQPQEVLLDEQGRVRGMRLARTRLEEGRLVSTGESFELAADAVFKAIGQTFDDGALGDPLAQKLKRVGDRIEVDEHLRTSIPGVYAGGDCTSLGQDLTVQAVQHGKLAAEAMHAQLMLDQEAA, translated from the coding sequence GTGATCAAGTCCCTGAATCATTTACCGCACCCCCATGAAAATGCGCAGGTGCTGGCGAGTCACTTTACCGATCTGGCGCCCCCCCTGAGTGCCCGCCAAGCCATACTGGAGAGCTCGCGCTGCCTGTATTGCTACGACGCACCCTGTGTCAATGCGTGCCCCAGCGACATCGATATCCCGTCGTTTATTCGCAACATCCAGCAGGAAAACGTCCAGGGTGCTGCGCAGAAGATTCTCTCGGCCAACATCCTCGGCGGCAGTTGTGCCCGGGTTTGCCCTACCGAGGTGCTGTGCCAGCAAGCCTGCGTGCGCAATAACAGCCAGGAATGCGCCCCGGTGCTGATCGGTTTGTTACAGCGTTATGCGGTCGACAACGGGCAGTTCAGCGAGCACCCCTTCACGCGGGCTGCACCCACGGGCAAGCGCATCGCCGTGGTCGGTGCAGGCCCAGCCGGTCTGGCCTGCGCCCATCGCCTGGCGCTGCACGGCCATGAGGTGGTGATTTTCGAAGCTCGGGAAAAATCCGGCGGGCTCAATGAGTACGGGATTGCCAAGTACAAACTGGTGGATGACTTCGCCCAGCGCGAAGTGGAATTCGTCTTGCAGATCGGCGGCATCGAGGTGCGCCACGGTCAGCGCCTGGGCGACAACCTGACCTTGAGCGAACTGCATCAGCAATTTGATTCGGTGTTTCTGGGGTTGGGCCTGGCCGCCAGCCGGTTGCTCGGCCTGCCCAACGAAGATGCACCTGGACTGCTGGCCGCCACTGACTACATCCGCGAGCTGCGCCAAAGCGATGACCTGACCCAACTCCCCCTGGCCGAACGTTGCATTGTGCTGGGCGCGGGCAATACCGCGATCGACATGGCCGTGCAGATGGCCCGCCTGGGTGCCCGCGAGGTCAGTCTGGTGTATCGCCGGGGGCTCGAAGACATGGGCGCCACCGGGCACGAACAGGACATTGCCAAGGCCAATCAAGTGCGACTGATGACCTGGGCCCAACCACAAGAGGTGTTGCTGGATGAGCAGGGCCGCGTACGCGGTATGCGCCTTGCCCGCACCCGCCTCGAGGAAGGGCGCCTGGTGAGTACCGGTGAAAGCTTCGAACTGGCGGCTGACGCGGTGTTCAAGGCTATCGGCCAGACCTTTGATGATGGGGCCCTGGGCGATCCCCTGGCGCAGAAGCTTAAACGGGTGGGCGACCGGATTGAGGTGGACGAGCACCTGCGCACCAGCATTCCCGGAGTCTATGCCGGGGGCGATTGCACCTCCCTGGGGCAGGACCTGACCGTACAGGCCGTGCAACACGGCAAGCTGGCCGCAGAAGCCATGCATGCCCAACTCATGCTTGATCAGGAGGCTGCGTAA